The following nucleotide sequence is from Pochonia chlamydosporia 170 chromosome 4, whole genome shotgun sequence.
TGGCTCGGAGATCGAAAAGTCCAGTAACCCTAACCCGCCAACAGAATTTGGAGAATCACAGCTCAACACCCTCCAGCGACACATCACGGACCTTCACATTTCCGGGACGTCTCTCAGTCAAGGAACTCTTGAGCGCTTAATATCAGCAGTGCTTCATGCACCCGCGTCAGAAGATAGCGCATCAGTGCGCCTGGAACTGGTCGATCAACTACTCCAGTCTGCGGAGGAACGCGGCATCTCCGTCCAATCCAAAGACATGCTTGTTGCTCTCATCCAAGCAATAGTAACGTCCCCAGCTTACGGACCTGAATTGGAGCGAGCGCAAAGAAACTTGGAGTTCCTACTTTTAGACCTCCAGACACCATTAGATCTGGAACAGAGTCTTCAGCTCATGACGGCCTATGCGGAGCGACGGGATTGGGACCAGTTCTGGGACACTTTCCGTGCGCCTTCCAGATTTCGGGTAGCCCGATCGGCAGAACTATACGAGTTGGTGTATCGAGTCATGGTTTCTACCCAGGACGCCAAGATGTGCACAGATGCATTGCGCTGGGTATATCCGGAGATGCTGAAGGAGGAGCCTCCCGTTTATCCCACTGGTGCGGTCTACAATGCGCTCAAAGCCTGCATCCTGGTAGCTGATCCGGCTGCAGAGGAGTTGCTTCATAACCCACCCTCCTCGGATACGCTAGATACTATTGGGCGGCGACGTCTGCAGCATCGCGAGTTTGTACGGGTTCTCAGAGAAGTGGAAGATGCGCATCGTCACTTTGTCGGTAGCCAAGCGAGAGAAGAGCGGGCGCAGGCTCTGCACCGCTTCACGGACAGAGACGCACCGCGGTAATATCTGGTCCAAGACTCTTGTATATTAGATCAAAAATCCTACCATTGTATAATAGTGTATCATAAGACAGTCGAGACGCAAGAGATTTCCACTAGCTACATTGAATCAAAACTGTACAAATTTCTCTCTTGGCATACATCCTTCTTATTCCTATTTTtatcatcaccagcaacagagTTGTGGCGTTAACGTTCAGTTTCTCCCAGGAACACAACCCACGATTCATCGTATAACCACCCAAATCACGCTCATGCCATGCAACAGTCTCACCCTAATCCCTAATCACCAAATACACCATCCACCCGCTACATCTTCGCATTCCCACTCAATGCCTGTCTCAACAACGGCGCAACCTGCTTCCTACTCGCCGCCAAATCACCCTGTCTCCACGCAAACCTCGTATTTCCACCCTCAGCATCCAACCCcccgtcctcgtcctcccaGCGCTCCAAGTCCAACGGCCTACCCACGTCTCTAAACCTCCCAACCGCTTCTTTCCCCCTGTCGTTCATCCCCCAAACCAGCAACTGTCTATGGAACTTGCCGCCAGGATGCGACGTCGTCATCACAGCCGCGACATCCAACTTCCTCTCGTCGGCCCACGCCTCAAGTTCCCGCAGAAACAACTCCTTCGTCTCCGCCTTGTCGAGCAGGTACTCGAACCCCTGGACAACACAGCTTATACCTAGCGTCAGGCCATTCTCCTCCCACTGCTTGTAGTCCTTGCGAAAGATGTCGCGGAAGGAGAGGCTGGAGATGTCCTCCTTCACAGCGGTGATTTGCTCATAGTACGTTTCTGTGCTGAAGCCCGTTTCGTGGATCTGCGACTGGAGGAAGTCGACAGCCTGTGGGTCTTTGGGGCGTACTTTTGATTTGGCGGTTAGGTTGATCGTGTCGAGGAGGATAGGCGCCAGTGCTAGCTTTGCGAGGCTTTCGCGCTCGCTGGGGGAAATGTCGGTGTCGTTTTGGAGCTGCGTCCACGTGGGTTTGCATTCGTCGACGACGAGGCTCATGCAGCTGCCGCACGGTTCGATTACTCTTGGTGAAATGTCGTGGGGGAGGCTGCCCTCGTCGACGTGGTGGTCTACACAGCCGATGACCTGGTCTTTGAATTTCTTCAGCGGGCCGGTTAGGCAGTTGTGGTCGACGAGCAGCCAGCGCGTGTCTTCTGGCGTGAGGTCAGGAAGTTCTGAGAGGGTGAGCAGATCGGATAGACTGAGACCAGCGTGCTGTAGGACGGCGGTCATTTCTGTGCGCAGGCCGAGATCTGCGCGTGGCAGGTTGGACAGAGGAATGTGTAAGGCATGGGGGGCGGTATGGCTGCGGACATAGGCGTATACGATGGCACAGCAAAGCGAGTCGAGGTCTAGACGATGTAAATGTCttgttttgtgatggtgaGTTTGAAGGCAGTGGTAGGCTCACCTGCGGATTCGTTGCCAACAACAAAGGTCAGCGGTTTGGGTCTTTGAGTAGCTGGCGCTTTGAGAGCATTGCGGGCGGTGGTGAGGAATGCCTGGAGCGTTGCCCTCGACATGTTTTATTGCCGCTCTACGAGTGCAGGTGAGATGTGTTGATGGCGCTGGTGTTTCAGTATCGTTAGTGAGGTGCCGTTGACGTCAGGATCCCATCAAACGGTTTGTACAACTTCAAACCCGAacccaaccagacatggagccacTTTGATATCCACCCACTTGCGTCTTCACGTGAAGAAAAGTTGTTAGATACAACCACTTAATCAACGACACTTTACGGGTCCTGGTTCTTAGACATTTACAGTCCGTGGTCAAAcgtatttgaacatatccaagtaaACGCTAACACAGCCCAAAATGCCTCAGCAGTGAGCACACAACGTGATAcgcgatacctttccttgttcaaatacttctcaaGCTGACCCCCCCACTGTATCTGCAGGGACGTGCCAGGCTGTTTCTGAGTTGAAttagcaacattgaatcctGGCAACCAATCGGGTTCATCGGCCAGGTCAGGGTTCTCCCAGTCCCTGCACTGGGCGCATTTGTCTTGGAACTTCACAATGAATTCAGCTCCGCGAACTTAAGTGTGTACAATGCCAAAACACAACCCGTCATCTAATGCAACAATTCTTGAATACTAGCAACTCCTTTTGGAGAGATAAAAAAGTAAGGCTGCTTCCATCGCAAAAAGTTCCAACACCAATGTTGAACGTCGCCAGAACCCATGCCTAGCTGTCAATTCCACATCTTCAACCAACGCCACATACTCGACCCCAATACACACCTCCTCATACAAATACGcatcacatctccaacatATATCCCAGTTGCCATCGTACGACCATGTCCAAAaatcaagccaagccactAGCACCAACACCAGGAACTAAACCCACCTGAACCAGCCCTATCTCGAATCCCtatcccatccatccacgACCCACGatcctccatccatccaaaaCCTCCAGATTCTCAACACCCTCCACATCGCCAGTGTCCACAATTCGCTCCAACGCCACCAGCATCTCGTATTACCACTCCCTCTCTCCATCCCCCAAGTAATTCAatccctcctcgccctcccaGATCCCATTCATGTCTCCCATCTTCCGCCGCCTGCTCCCTCTCCTCCTAGctctcctcatcttcatctacTACCGCTCCAAACTACTATCCATCACGAACCCATCCAAGCTCACCAAAATGGGCTCCTCCACCGCCCTCcgcctcgccatcctcgaaTGCGACTCCCCCCAACCCCAGACGCGCGCCCAATTCGGCGGCTACACAGGCGTCTTCACAGCCCTCCTCGCCAGCGCAGCAAAGACACTCACCCCTCCGCAAGAACTATCCAGTCTCGTCAGCATCACTGCGCACGACGTCGTCAACGACTTGTACTCGTACCCTGCGCTGGAAGACGTGGATGCCCTGTTACTAACGGGCTCGCGACACACAGCCTTCGACAATGACCCGTGGATCCTGAAACTCGTCGACTTTACGAAACGGGCTATTGACAGTGGGCGCGTTAAAGTTGTGGGTGTTTGTTTCGGACACCAGATTGTAGGGAGAGCAGTCGGCGCTGGCGTCGGCAAGAGTAAGAAGGGGTGGGAGGTGGCAGTTACGGAGGTCGATTTAACGGATAAGGGTAAAGAGATATTTgcgctggacaagatggtACGTCTTTTATGTGTGCAATATGTTGGGAAGATGCTAATATGTTACAGCGTATTCATCAAATGCACCATGATATAGTGCAAAACTTTCCGGCGGACGCTATTCCACTGGGTGGGAATGCCTTTTGTCCCGTTCAGGGCATGTATTTTCCTGGGAAATATATCACCGTGCAGGGCCACCCTGAGTTCACAAACGAAATCATTTCTGAAATCTTGTTTAACCGGCATACCGTGGGGATATTCACCGACGAAGAGTATGAGGATGCGATGAAGAGGGCGCCAGTGCCgcatgatggtgttgctgttgggagGGCGTTTTTGAAGTTCATGCGAGAGGGTTGATATCACAATCTCAGGGTTTGGTGTTATTACTGAGTCAAATAAGGGAATGGAGTTGGAAGAAACACTTGACATCTTTCGGCAGGAGTCGAAGAAGGAGTTACGGTTCATGCTTATAACAGAGGGAACGCTGGACGCCATTTGGTTTGAATACATAGACAAGTGCCAGCAAGTCTGGCCGAATGCGCGGGAACGTATAAATTCAAGGTGCCAGGGGCACAAACTAGGTAGAGTCCACAATGCAATATACTTATCTTACAGTTGTTCCATATCGGTCGTGTATCAGTCCAGTGATTATATTCGTCGTCAGAAAAGAAATACTATTGCGCCATGCGGTAATGCAACATCTACACTGCTGACTCGTGCGATGTTTTTATATCTTCGCCCCCCGTTTCGTCTATCCCGGCAAGCTTAACATCCCACCACTCTTGTTTATTCGCATTGCCGCCCTTCTGCTTaagctgttgttgttgctgctgttgctgtcgtAGTCGTCGCTCTACCTCTTCCCGctccctccttctcctcgctATCTTACCATCCACAACCATTTCTTCTCTCGTACGGCCAACTCTTGTTGAGGTATTCTTCTTGGTTGGACACCTTCGGAAAGTGAACATGCATTTTAATCGTTCGTGTCTAGGGTGGCGCCACGGTTTCTCCAAGATCAGAAACACTAACGAATCCGCCATGCCTTGAGCGCACATGCTTACAAGACCACACATGACGAGCTCAGACGGGTTTCCCGTCCGATCTGCCTTGGATACATGGGCCACAAACGGCATGATCCACCCTAAGATATAAACAATGGGATATATAAAAAGTAGTCTCAGCTGGcgattgctcttcttccGTGAGCTCGGTAGTCGAGTTTCGTTCACCGTGCTTGGCGACATGAGTAAATTATGAGCTGGCTCGGCTGTACAAACGTCCCCTTGAAGTTCCAGTTCTATGTTGACTGGGTACTGAGCATGGGGCACGCGGCTCCCTGTGCATTGCATgcagcaacatccaacatTGTGAAGTGCCGTACTCGGCCGGCTCACCGGAGAGGGTGAGCAATCTTCGTCTTTAGACCCAATCTTATGATGCCCGCGGTGTGAGTTACCCTGAAAGAGCTCGTTGTCCAGAACAGGTGGCCGATCTTCCCAGTCGATTTGCGCCGTAGGCAATGCGACTGTCGTCGACAGTGACTGTCCCTCTTCGAGTGTTGCGAGTGAACCCTTTCGAGTCCCAGCGCGCGGCACCTGGTTGTGTCGTCCACTTTGGCCCCAGCCGTAATCCGAACGGCCCATATCGCAGGGCGGTGTTGGGGGAATGAGTCCGTGGTAAGTTAttggaggcgttggtggCACCGAGCCTCGCCTGGGCCGCAGTTGTGGTGGCAGGCTGAGGAACGGTTCATCTGATTTTCGAAGTTTGCTGCCTTCGCCCACTCTGGTAATGATCCACCTCCCGTAGATGTTAATACAGGTATAGGTAAGAACGATGATCACGCAAACGATGTATCGTGGCGCCCAGCTCAGTGCGGTAAGTGTCCACTCTGGTCTCGCCGGCAAATAGCAATACGCTCCTGAGTTAATGAAACCCGTCTCATTGACGAATGCCAGGGAAGCAAGCATTAATGACCCCGTTGCAACGAGGGTATAAGCTGGCAACCTATATGGATATAGTCCACTCCGTCCTCTGAAAACATATAAGCCAGTGTGAAGAGCGATCAAAAGTACCGTCAAGTCGCAGGCTTCGATGCCTACTGATAGTAAGAATCCACTGACTTGGCAAAAGGCTGAGTGGGATTTAATTCGGCCTTGTGCGAGTTCGACGGCGGGGAGGATGACAAGGGCGAGCGTCTCCAGGAGACCGCTCAGTATCAAAAGAAGGATCAGGCTATGAATCATGTTAGCGTCAGAGTATTCAGGAGCTGGGAAGCTAGTACGGAGTGATACACATACTCGTGACGAAAACTGCGACGCATTTGTATGAAGAATGCCACGGCAGTCAACGTTGCTATCAGGCTCAGCGATCCAACGACGACGGCAGCCACATTAAGTTGCCGCAGACGTTTAGACGACAAGTCCACATGGGTACCGCCCAGCCTAGGAAAAATGTCACCATTGCTGGATAGTATCTCGTCCTCTTGGCTTATCGAAGATTTTGAATCCAAAAATAACACCATGGCGGCAGAGAAGCACCTCGGGACCGTCACTAGGTGCTTTGTGGACGCTTATTCTTGGCGGACTCGACACGTATACGTCTCATGGCGAGATACGTTGTGTGCTTTGCAGGCTCCGATGAATAATGCAGGTCGTCGGAGGCACATGGATCAAATCAAGTACAACAATCAGTCCTTCCTACCTtccttgacattgacttgaAGGAAACCTCCTTTTACGACCAAGCTTGTCAGGCGGTTACAAATTCAGGAGGAATCCAGGCAAGTGGCGACCAGAGCAAGAGCACGAACCACGACTGCAGATAGGGATTCCAGCCAACAAGGCGGAGTATGGAGAAGTGAAGGGTCCTCGTCGATGGTCCGGCGGTATTTAGGCTCCAGCTTTCAGAGAGGGGGAGAGAAAGGGTCAGATCTCATGTTGGTCTGTCAATTTCTGTGTCTCCGTGCGCTTTTACCAACTGTTTGGTCAAGCATTGTTGGGTTACTTTGAGTAAAATCTGCGCCCAGCCCTGGGCAGGTTCGCCTTTTTGTTCGTGGCATGTGGCCCATTATTACAGTCTGGTACCCTTTGCCCTTTACGCTTTGAATATCGGGACATGGCAAGATCTGGTGAGGCTTTTGGCGCGGCTGCCGACCACCGGAGGAGCAGTGACAGATGCACAATGATGCGTGGCGCTGACGTATGCATGAAAGTGGAATCAATGTCTCAATGAGGTGATTGGGCCTGTAGCTGTGAGCtgggaagaagaaaggtTCAGATGTCACACCTGATTTGATCCCTTGACAATTGATTGCCGTTGCATCTTCCAGGGTTGGCGAAATTTGAGGCCGCcggcatctccatcttccgACTTGTCATGGCCCAGCGTACTCGTTCTTCAAGGCCTGTACGTGTTCGCTCGGTCCTTTCGTGATCTGGTGGCGTGAATATCGAGCGAGATGCAAGCAGATTCCCCGATGCGGATAagatattgatattgatgttgCCTTGGCCTGCCAGtttggcaatgatgatgtcggGATGGCGTGCCCGGCGGCTTGGCACCGCCAAAAACAATGACTGGTAATGCCAGGCACTTATTTTTAGCCGGCAAAAGGAATGGTAaggcaccagttgacctttttCATTTTAAAAATTCTCCTATTGTCGCAGATCATGTGTCCTAAATTGCTGGCATGAACCAGATTGGCCCAAACTCCCGAGCCTTGCCGCCGGATGTGTCGACGTCGTTTCGTTGGCTGGGATCAAGTAGCCCTGCACAAATGATTGCGAGTaggagtcaagtctggtccgTTTAAATGAACGGATGCAAGGAATTTgtgttggctggtgttggttgtcGTCGCAGCACAAGGCAGAACAGACCAGCCTCCCCGCAGATAGAGCACCACCAACCTGCGGAGGGAGCTCGATCCTATCATGACAGCTTGTCAATGCATGCAGATAACTTGGCAACAGATGCATATATGTAATGGTAGAGACCGTGCAGAGAGTTTTGACAGGGAGTGAGTGTGCCGTGTGAGGATCAAAACGGTTAACTAGATTGCGCTACCCTACACCACTTTCACGAATTGGAGGTTCAGCGAGATGCGGGCATTTTCGTCATGCAACACACATGTATACATACATGGAAGAATTCAGGGATCTTGATTTTGTTTCTATTGCTGTTCCATTTTTGGCATCCCGGTTGAACCGTCTGGCAGTAGGGATCTACTGCAAGTGACcgttgtcaaagacatccACCCAAAGAACGGAGTGTTGAAACTGAAAGTTAACTATTACCACAAGAATTGTGACTCTCAACCGTGTCATTGTGTGTTGCCGTTTGCTTAACCTCCATTGGCCCTATTGCGTCCTCCTGACAGCTGTTACCGGCTGTTCAAGTGTACCTGCACCTGGTACACGTGCCTACAAGTAGAGAGGAATTTCGCATTCTTCAAAATCTCAAACCTCACCTCAACACATCGTACACGTGGTGTATTCGAAATTGCTATCTTTGTTTCCTTTACACTTTCACCTTCGTTCTCCCAACTCAGAGCATGCCAAAGTGTTCCTTGCTAGTGATCGCAAACCCTAGACCTCCATCGACTGGATTTTCTTTTTGAGTAAACAAACTGAATTGCTACAGTCTATTTTGTGAACTTGGCTTGGCGAAAAGCTCCTTCACACAGAATTGTTGTCCCGATGATTCTTTATTCTCGCTGAGAAGTCCTCCCGCCATGGCAGATCAGGACATAACCATAAAGCATGAGGATCATGATATTGTTGCTGCGAATATTTTGGCAAGTCTATATATCGTCAATACTTCCGCTTTACCTGGTGACGAGCTAACCAATGTATGAACAGGCAGCAATATCTCAAGAGCCTAATGCAACACCagaattcatcaacaagaaagaACAGATCTCACCAATAGTGCAAACAACGTCCAACGGAGCACAAAGCCCAGAGCATTTGCATATCAAGGAGGAGCCAGACACAGTAGACAAACCATGTCAAGGCACAACTGACCAAAGTTTGGGACCAGGCGATCTGGGAAACAACGATGAGGTTGCCACCTGTCTCGACACAGTGAAGCAGGAACCTTCTGAGCATGATGCGGCAACAAGTGGCTGTGTCGCCGCCGAGCTTAACCCTGGCATGTGCCAAGAGGCAATAGGCTTGTCGAACATCGAGAAAAGATTGCGGAAAAGACCTGACAAGCGACAAAACTACGATGCaaatgatgatggtgagCGAGAACAAGACAGCGATAGCGACAGTAACAGCGACAGCGAATTCGAGTGCTCAGATGATGCAAGCAAACATGCAACACGAGAGTCTGGCGATACTTCTAATGGGAAGCACAAAATTAGGCGAAGGCCCGCGGCCAGAACTGCTCGTGAATACATCCCCAGACTCTACCAGAGGGAGGATAAAGCTTGGGCAAAGCAGGAGCACAGCCAAAAGAAACGCAAAGCAGATGCTATGAATATTGGACCGACCAAGAGGTCCAAAATGGCCGATGCTGGTGCTCTATCAGAGATACTCAACTCACTTGAACATGACTCTACCGGCGCAATTGACAACGCTCAACAATTTTGCCCCATGATGCCGGATATAAGTGCAGATACTCATCAAAAGCAGTTTGAGCTGCTTAGTCGCAGCATTCCGGCTGGGGCAGACACTCGCCGAACGAAAACCCAACGCCGTGACCTCAaggaagcagccaagatatTCGGATACAAAAGAGTGAAGGCTTTGGACGGCAAATGGCTCCTAGAGGGGATGGAAACCCCCCTGTACAGTTATCAGCTAACTGCGGCGgcttggatgatgaagagagaATTTCCAAGAGCCGGGCCATGTGGAGGTCTAATTGCCGATGACATGGGGTTGGGTAAGACTATAACGAGCCTTGCTTGTGTGGCAGGCAACCCTCCAGAATCCGATGACTTGAAGACTTATATCCAAGGTACACTGGTAATCGTACCAAACATGGAAATTGCAGAGCAATGGGAGTCAGAAGTCAAGAAACATTGTGACGAGCTTTTCAAAAAGTCTGTACTTGTGTACCAGTCAAAGAGCAAGATCCCGGCTCACGTATATGAAGCCCAAAGGATAGTGTGCGTGTTTAATCATCCTTAAGGAGAACACTCCGCTCTCTTACCGGGCTAATCGTGCCACAGGATTGCTACAACAAGAGAAGTTTTGGCGTACTTTCGAAGGgtgcaaaaagaaaacaccaccacagaGGAAATACTGGGAAACAACTGGTATAGAATCATCCTGGACGAAGCCCACAGTATCAAAAACTTGAAGAGTCTCAGTGAGTCATGACGCTGTAATTGGGCGGACAAAACTAAAACACTGGCTAGCCAAGCAGAACATATGCGAGCTCAAAGCCAAATACCGTTGGGCTCTGTCAGGAACACCACTCTCAAATTCAGTCACGGGTAGGAACACATAGTAACTCCCCGTGATAGGCAGAAGAtgctgacatctggaagaAATTATACCATATCTTAGGTTTATAGGGTTCGATATGCATGAGCGGAAAAACAAGTTTCGCCAGGAATACATGCACGAGGTAACTACGGGTGTGAGAATGTCTTGAAGAGACTCTAATATTGGACCTTAGAACAAGGCAAACGAAAAATTAGAGACGATTATTTCGATGGTTATGTACCGAAGGTAAGACTAGAAAAGCATACATCTGGTGTCTTATGCTAAAAATGAATGCAGGACCAAACATGACACATTTCTTGGTCACACAATGATTGATGTTCCACCTAGCCAGACGCATGACATTTGGGTTCCTCTTactgatgaagaagaggctaTCTATGCGTATTTATTACCTGCACCATCCGCCTCAAGTGATAGTACTGACTGGGGCCGCTAGATTTGTACAAGACTTTTGTGTccaagaagacaaaaagaaGGCGGACAAGATGACGCCAGAAAATAAATGGAGCAAAGACGCAGACAACAAAAAGATAAGACGACGGAACATGTATATGAGGGGACTCATTTCTCACCCTTATAATATTGAGAGACTGCTGCAGACGATGGACGAACCATGTCAGCTCCAGGAGCTGCGCGATAAGATACAACAATGCAACGATTCGAAGCCTGTCCTTGAtcaaatcttggccaactcgGACGCGCGACAGACTCTAGAGAAATATAAATCTGGCCTTGATCGAATGCGTGGCTTTTCAAACAACGCCTTTGGAGGACGTTTCATGTTTGATGGGCATCTTGAAGCTATTCAGCAAGAACTAATAGCCAAAAATACCCAATGTGTTGAATGCAGTGCCTCCAATCCAGAGAAACCATTTAAGCTATACGAAGTACTTGAGCCACTTCAATTAATTTGGGTGGACAATTCCTTGCTAACAGTTTTGGTTCAGTGCCACCACATGTCATGTTGCGACTGTTTGGGACGTATGACGCAACGCCAACTATCTGGGCAATCGTCCCGAGCCGTTCGCACGGTAAGCTCAAGTCCCTTGGATCAGATGTCGAGTTGCATTCTTATTTGAAATAGGCATGCCCTGTCAATGGATGCAATGCGCTGTTTTCCAGTGTTTCGCGCCTGCGAACACTTTCGGTTATTGCTGCTGAGGCGCTACGAGACAAATCGTACTCCCCTCTTGACATTGATAATAATGGCGTAGTTTTGAGACGAGACCATGATCAAATTGGATGCTTTGTTGCTAGCTGTGCTCCTTCAGGAGAGTTTCCAATGCTGCCGAATGCCCGACTGACGGCGGCCATGACGGTCCTGCTCAGCTGGCTGACCGACTATCCAGAAGATAAAGTTATAGGTAAAAAGGGCTAAATGAGTCTTCTCTTCGCATATATGTTTTGCTAAAACTCATCTCAGTATTCACTCAGAATGTGACAACTGCTAAAGTTCTTGGATGCATGCTCAATCACGCAAAGATCGGATTTGTATATTACTACGGATGTATGGGCacaaccaagaagaccatGGCCTTGGACACGTTCAAGAGTGAGGGGAATACGAAAGTCTTCGTAAGTGGCCACATAATACCCTATTCTAGACCACCGCTCATATTCTCATCACCCAAATAGCTTGCAGGACTGAAATGCGGCGGACAATCCCTCAACATTGTTTGCGCCAACCGagtcatcatcatcgacccCTGGTGGAATGTGACATCAGAGCTCCAGGCAGCGGGACGAACAAACCGAATAGGACAGAAGAAGAACTGCTGGGTTGTCCGCATTTTTACTACCGCAGCGACGGACAACCGAATTGTGGAACTGCAAGAGTTGAAGAGCGAAGAAATTGACCACGCCTTGCAGGACGACGGGCATATACCTTAAGAAATCAGTGATTGAAAGCACCGGGAACTGCTCCCTTTGAATCGGAGGAGGAACCTGCATGGATAACTTGGGCGTGGCATGAGTGAGCAGATGCAAACTCGGGCTGCTGGAGACGCAATGGGCTGGGATTTGGGACTACCATGATGGACGGAAGACGCACTGAAGATGAAGTAGACCCAAAGTGAATTGGGCTGGGGGCAATGGTTGAATGATTTGAGAAAATACTGGAGCCATTAGGAATTAGGAATGGGCCATGGACGAGGTGTCGACGTTGCGAATGCGCAAGAAATGCGTaacgaagaagatgagacATGAAGTTTGGGATGCTATGGAGTTTAATAAAAGTGCATTTCGGAAAGTttttgccagccagcaagcccGTGAGTCGTATTTTGATGAGGTAGACCATGAGGTAAACACTTGGATGAACAGCATGGACAGCTACGTATGCTGACTCTAACTCGCCTtacagaaacaaaaacgtCTAACAAAAAGGTCAACACATTAAAACCGCTTTATTGAAGACTTTGTAGACTTTAAACTCCGTTATGAAACTCCCTTGCAGTAAGAGTgttgtcatcgtcgtcgaaaAGCCAGCCTTGTTCTCAATCCCAGGCACAACGCGCAAGCCGCAAAAACGTAATCGACGATCTTGTTAAACCGCACAAACATTTTAGGTCAGCTAAAGCtaccattcaatgttgaatcgACAAAATAACCATGAGATGGCGACACGTCTCCATCATGCAAGCCGCCTTACAAGGCGCCAACACATTCAGCCGCTCAATAGCACCAAACAGAAAGCTGGAACCAG
It contains:
- a CDS encoding exopolyphosphatase (similar to Metarhizium acridum CQMa 102 XP_007814199.1), producing MSRATLQAFLTTARNALKAPATQRPKPLTFVVGNESADLDSLCCAIVYAYVRSHTAPHALHIPLSNLPRADLGLRTEMTAVLQHAGLSLSDLLTLSELPDLTPEDTRWLLVDHNCLTGPLKKFKDQVIGCVDHHVDEGSLPHDISPRVIEPCGSCMSLVVDECKPTWTQLQNDTDISPSERESLAKLALAPILLDTINLTAKSKVRPKDPQAVDFLQSQIHETGFSTETYYEQITAVKEDISSLSFRDIFRKDYKQWEENGLTLGISCVVQGFEYLLDKAETKELFLRELEAWADERKLDVAAVMTTSHPGGKFHRQLLVWGMNDRGKEAVGRFRDVGRPLDLERWEDEDGGLDAEGGNTRFAWRQGDLAASRKQVAPLLRQALSGNAKM
- a CDS encoding glutamine amidotransferase type 1 (similar to Metarhizium robertsii ARSEF 23 XP_007821088.1), whose protein sequence is MSPIFRRLLPLLLALLIFIYYRSKLLSITNPSKLTKMGSSTALRLAILECDSPQPQTRAQFGGYTGVFTALLASAAKTLTPPQELSSLVSITAHDVVNDLYSYPALEDVDALLLTGSRHTAFDNDPWILKLVDFTKRAIDSGRVKVVGVCFGHQIVGRAVGAGVGKSKKGWEVAVTEVDLTDKGKEIFALDKMRIHQMHHDIVQNFPADAIPLGGNAFCPVQGMYFPGKYITVQGHPEFTNEIISEILFNRHTVGIFTDEEYEDAMKRAPVPHDGVAVGRAFLKFMREG
- a CDS encoding Plasma membrane G protein coupled receptor (GPCR) (similar to Metarhizium acridum CQMa 102 XP_007814201.1) produces the protein MVLFLDSKSSISQEDEILSSNGDIFPRLGGTHVDLSSKRLRQLNVAAVVVGSLSLIATLTAVAFFIQMRRSFRHDLILLLILSGLLETLALVILPAVELAQGRIKSHSAFCQVSGFLLSVGIEACDLTVLLIALHTGLYVFRGRSGLYPYRLPAYTLVATGSLMLASLAFVNETGFINSGAYCYLPARPEWTLTALSWAPRYIVCVIIVLTYTCINIYGRWIITRVGEGSKLRKSDEPFLSLPPQLRPRRGSVPPTPPITYHGLIPPTPPCDMGRSDYGWGQSGRHNQVPRAGTRKGSLATLEEGQSLSTTVALPTAQIDWEDRPPVLDNELFQGNSHRGHHKIGSKDEDCSPSPVSRPSTALHNVGCCCMQCTGSRVPHAQYPVNIELELQGDVCTAEPAHNLLMSPSTVNETRLPSSRKKSNRQLRLLFIYPIVYILGWIMPFVAHVSKADRTGNPSELVMCGLVSMCAQGMADSLVFLILEKPWRHPRHERLKCMFTFRRCPTKKNTSTRVGRTREEMVVDGKIARRRREREEVERRLRQQQQQQQQLKQKGGNANKQEWWDVKLAGIDETGGEDIKTSHESAV
- a CDS encoding type III restriction enzyme, res subunit domain-containing protein, whose amino-acid sequence is MADQDITIKHEDHDIAAISQEPNATPEFINKKEQISPIVQTTSNGAQSPEHLHIKEEPDTVDKPCQGTTDQSLGPGDLGNNDEVATCLDTVKQEPSEHDAATSGCVAAELNPGMCQEAIGLSNIEKRLRKRPDKRQNYDANDDGEREQDSDSDSNSDSEFECSDDASKHATRESGDTSNGKHKIRRRPAARTAREYIPRLYQREDKAWAKQEHSQKKRKADAMNIGPTKRSKMADAGALSEILNSLEHDSTGAIDNAQQFCPMMPDISADTHQKQFELLSRSIPAGADTRRTKTQRRDLKEAAKIFGYKRVKALDGKWLLEGMETPLYSYQLTAAAWMMKREFPRAGPCGGLIADDMGLGKTITSLACVAGNPPESDDLKTYIQGTLVIVPNMEIAEQWESEVKKHCDELFKKSVLVYQSKSKIPAHVYEAQRIVIATTREVLAYFRRVQKENTTTEEILGNNWYRIILDEAHSIKNLKSLTKQNICELKAKYRWALSGTPLSNSVTEIIPYLRFIGFDMHERKNKFRQEYMHENKANEKLETIISMVMYRRTKHDTFLGHTMIDVPPSQTHDIWVPLTDEEEAIYAFVQDFCVQEDKKKADKMTPENKWSKDADNKKIRRRNMYMRGLISHPYNIERLLQTMDEPCQLQELRDKIQQCNDSKPVLDQILANSDARQTLEKYKSGLDRMRGFSNNAFGGRFMFDGHLEAIQQELIAKNTQCVECSASNPEKPFKLYECHHMSCCDCLGRMTQRQLSGQSSRAVRTACPVNGCNALFSSVSRLRTLSVIAAEALRDKSYSPLDIDNNGVVLRRDHDQIGCFVASCAPSGEFPMLPNARLTAAMTVLLSWLTDYPEDKVIVFTQNVTTAKVLGCMLNHAKIGFVYYYGCMGTTKKTMALDTFKSEGNTKVFLAGLKCGGQSLNIVCANRVIIIDPWWNVTSELQAAGRTNRIGQKKNCWVVRIFTTAATDNRIVELQELKSEEIDHALQDDGHIP